A section of the bacterium SCSIO 12696 genome encodes:
- a CDS encoding phosphotransferase, which translates to MAPDTQALERWLLDYIPISVSLDQALRLSPLAGDAGFRRYFRLNTQPSLIAVWAPPEQENTPNFVSKALALQAQGVYTPRVYAVDYCRGYLLIEDFGDHLFAHQPAEHLDKRCYKAFDTLQAIQSMDIQPQVFSLYDRQLLTLELSLFPQWFLSELLHLELRSDEQQLLEQQGELLIQNALEQPQVVVHRDFHCRNLMVLADSQVGVIDFQDAVVGAVTYDLVSLLKDCYQRQPVEWVQQQALAYAERLRQQGQLAGVGDSQFLRWFDWMGLQRHLKVLGIFARLSLRDGKHHYLNDLPLVIRYTLQVAERYPELEPLNQWFRERVLPALPQHSWYSDWNVAGQGRA; encoded by the coding sequence ATGGCCCCTGACACTCAGGCCCTTGAGCGCTGGCTTTTGGACTACATTCCCATATCCGTATCACTGGACCAGGCGTTGCGGTTGTCGCCCCTAGCAGGTGATGCGGGCTTTCGGCGTTATTTTCGCCTCAATACCCAGCCGTCGTTGATCGCAGTTTGGGCACCGCCAGAGCAGGAAAATACCCCGAATTTTGTCAGCAAGGCACTGGCTTTACAGGCGCAGGGTGTTTATACCCCGCGGGTATACGCCGTAGACTACTGCCGTGGCTATTTGTTGATTGAAGACTTTGGCGATCATCTGTTTGCCCACCAGCCTGCTGAACATCTGGATAAGCGTTGCTACAAAGCGTTTGACACCCTGCAGGCAATCCAGTCCATGGATATCCAACCCCAGGTGTTTTCGCTCTATGATCGGCAACTACTGACTCTGGAACTGTCTCTTTTTCCTCAGTGGTTTCTCAGTGAGTTGTTGCACCTGGAGCTGCGCTCGGATGAGCAGCAACTGTTGGAGCAACAGGGCGAGCTGTTGATCCAGAATGCCCTTGAGCAGCCTCAGGTAGTGGTTCACCGGGATTTCCACTGCCGCAATTTAATGGTGTTGGCGGATTCACAGGTAGGGGTGATCGACTTTCAGGATGCGGTGGTGGGTGCTGTTACCTATGATTTGGTATCGCTTTTGAAGGATTGCTACCAGCGCCAGCCTGTAGAGTGGGTGCAGCAGCAAGCGCTGGCTTATGCCGAGCGGCTTCGTCAACAGGGTCAGTTAGCTGGGGTTGGTGATTCCCAGTTTTTGCGTTGGTTTGACTGGATGGGGCTGCAGCGTCACTTGAAGGTACTGGGTATTTTCGCCCGCCTGTCACTCCGGGATGGAAAGCACCATTATCTCAATGATTTGCCACTGGTGATTCGCTATACCCTGCAGGTAGCAGAGCGCTACCCGGAATTGGAGCCGTTGAATCAGTGGTTCCGTGAACGTGTACTCCCAGCATTGCCTCAACACAGCTGGTACAGCGACTGGAATGTGGCAGGCCAAGGGAGAGCATAA
- a CDS encoding LPS-assembly protein LptD codes for MPLPALSRRPLHLAVTRYLSLLAVSAITLPAVAQQDVEWDCQPSEDGSGWDCRQLGEDSRAPSAGVNPVRLPAPSQSQPTASSTPLAQRLGWVEKSQLTEEQQQQIATGCCGIYVAPQKSVDGSDNPDTAPVNVQADWQQESQKLITLKGNVDITQGNRTLNSDTGVIDAPNNTANFDGNIRISEPNLLLMGDSAKLNMESGAVEVDNAAFVFPEARVRGTASQLVRSEDENYRIEDVTYTSCPPDSNAWQLVTGRVDIDTEKNTATARNVRIEVKDIPIIYLPWVRFPLGDERQTGLLFPNFGVGGRNGADFSVPYYINLADNYDLTLTPRYIQERGNMIEAEFRHLSSWGYTELQASWLGDDDGGDSSNNSLESTIGEDRWSRILRHNGSLPLGNGTFTTEVDYTKVSDNLFIRDLGINTLEDNSTTHLTQKVQLGYNTDNWQFSFKGEQFQTIFIDPDQPFSEPFKQLPRIDANGTYNLGGGVTLTLNQHAVAFEHSDETSFQTGDRARFDWGLEWANQWQWGFFTPGVELRHISYNLDENLGQLPDTSPSATAPLAYIDTGLFFERDSDSHTQTLEPRLFLLYAEQEVQTDLPDFDTSEQTFGFSSLWRKDRFSGGDRLGDSKQASFGLTTRFIDTNGREWLSASIGQIFYFEDRTTTLNEEIENAVLTDILQLDSNGDGVVNENDDTINERSAIDINNLTRNSSPIAAELNWQISDRWQFLGDTTWDTDLDRIDRGSVGFRYNDGNNRIFNLGYRYTRNTARVVRSATDPAFTFLQDQNIEQGDISTIYPLVGNLSLIARWNYDFTNSRNLETFAGVEYNSCCWRASVVARRWIQRDDLRLLPSSNLEEDEGIFFQIQLKGLAGTSSRVDDLLEEGIYGYQPEEQ; via the coding sequence ATGCCTTTACCCGCTCTCTCTCGCAGGCCACTTCATTTAGCCGTAACCCGATATTTAAGCCTGCTGGCGGTATCGGCCATCACACTGCCTGCTGTTGCCCAACAGGACGTCGAGTGGGACTGCCAGCCCAGTGAAGACGGTAGCGGTTGGGACTGTCGACAGCTGGGCGAAGACAGCCGGGCACCCAGCGCTGGTGTTAATCCAGTCCGTTTGCCCGCTCCCAGTCAATCGCAGCCGACTGCCTCATCTACACCTCTGGCCCAACGCCTGGGCTGGGTAGAAAAGTCCCAGCTGACCGAAGAGCAACAACAGCAAATTGCCACCGGGTGTTGCGGCATTTATGTGGCTCCACAGAAATCCGTGGACGGCAGTGACAATCCGGACACTGCACCGGTAAATGTCCAGGCCGATTGGCAACAGGAATCGCAAAAGCTGATTACCCTGAAGGGCAATGTCGATATCACCCAAGGCAACCGCACGCTCAACAGTGACACAGGCGTGATTGACGCCCCCAACAATACCGCGAACTTCGACGGCAATATCCGTATCAGCGAGCCTAACCTGCTGTTGATGGGCGACAGCGCCAAACTCAATATGGAGTCCGGCGCGGTTGAAGTGGACAACGCGGCCTTTGTGTTTCCAGAAGCCAGGGTTCGCGGTACCGCCAGCCAACTGGTTCGCAGCGAAGATGAAAACTACCGAATTGAGGACGTGACTTACACCAGCTGCCCCCCCGACAGCAACGCTTGGCAACTGGTGACTGGCCGTGTGGACATCGACACCGAAAAAAATACCGCTACCGCACGCAATGTGCGCATTGAAGTAAAAGACATTCCCATTATTTACCTGCCATGGGTACGCTTTCCGCTGGGGGATGAACGCCAGACCGGCTTGTTATTCCCCAACTTTGGAGTTGGCGGCCGCAATGGCGCAGACTTTTCGGTGCCCTACTACATCAACTTGGCGGATAACTACGACCTGACACTGACACCCCGTTACATTCAGGAGCGGGGCAATATGATTGAAGCCGAGTTTCGCCACCTGTCCAGCTGGGGCTATACAGAACTGCAGGCTTCCTGGCTTGGTGACGACGACGGCGGAGATAGCAGCAATAACTCCCTGGAAAGCACCATCGGTGAAGATCGCTGGTCGCGCATCCTTCGTCATAATGGCTCATTACCTTTGGGCAATGGCACATTTACCACCGAAGTGGATTACACCAAGGTCAGCGATAATCTGTTTATTCGCGACCTGGGCATAAACACCCTGGAAGACAACAGCACCACCCACCTGACGCAGAAAGTGCAATTGGGCTACAACACCGATAACTGGCAGTTTTCCTTTAAAGGGGAGCAGTTTCAGACCATATTTATCGACCCCGATCAGCCGTTTAGTGAGCCGTTTAAACAACTGCCTCGAATCGACGCCAACGGCACCTACAACTTGGGTGGTGGCGTTACCCTGACATTGAATCAACACGCGGTGGCTTTTGAACACAGCGATGAAACCAGCTTCCAAACTGGCGATCGTGCTCGATTTGACTGGGGATTGGAGTGGGCAAACCAGTGGCAATGGGGCTTCTTTACCCCCGGCGTCGAGTTGCGCCATATCAGCTACAACCTGGATGAGAATCTTGGGCAATTACCGGACACCTCACCATCAGCAACAGCACCACTGGCCTACATAGATACCGGCCTGTTTTTTGAGCGCGATTCGGACAGTCACACACAAACTCTGGAACCGAGGCTATTCCTGCTCTACGCGGAACAAGAGGTCCAAACTGATTTACCGGATTTTGACACTAGCGAGCAGACATTTGGCTTTAGTTCACTGTGGCGCAAAGACCGTTTTAGCGGCGGTGATCGCCTGGGTGACAGCAAACAAGCGAGCTTTGGCCTGACAACACGCTTTATCGACACCAATGGCCGGGAGTGGTTAAGTGCTAGCATTGGCCAGATTTTCTATTTTGAAGATCGCACTACTACCCTTAATGAGGAAATTGAAAACGCTGTTCTTACTGATATTTTGCAATTGGATAGCAATGGCGATGGCGTGGTGAATGAAAATGATGACACTATCAATGAAAGGTCTGCGATCGATATCAACAACCTCACCCGTAATAGCTCTCCCATCGCTGCAGAGCTAAACTGGCAAATCTCCGACCGCTGGCAGTTCCTTGGCGACACCACTTGGGATACTGACCTGGACCGCATTGATCGAGGCAGTGTGGGTTTCCGTTACAATGACGGCAACAACCGTATTTTCAATCTGGGCTACCGTTACACTCGCAATACTGCACGGGTTGTACGCAGCGCTACCGATCCCGCGTTTACCTTCTTACAAGACCAGAATATTGAGCAAGGTGACATCTCCACAATTTACCCACTGGTAGGCAATCTGAGCCTGATCGCTCGTTGGAATTACGACTTTACCAATAGCCGTAACCTTGAAACTTTTGCCGGTGTGGAATACAACAGTTGCTGTTGGCGTGCCAGTGTTGTGGCGCGGCGTTGGATCCAGCGCGACGATCTGCGCCTGCTGCCCAGCAGCAACCTGGAAGAAGATGAGGGTATCTTTTTCCAAATACAGCTAAAAGGCCTGGCAGGAACCAGTAGTCGAGTAGATGATCTATTGGAAGAAGGCATTTACGGCTATCAACCCGAAGAGCAATGA
- a CDS encoding DUF1223 domain-containing protein — MHPKTILAAVLLALACGFASAETYQSGKQQVQLLELYTSEGCSSCPPADRWLSRQKQNSGLWTQFVPVAFHVAYWDWIGWEDDFASEKYDQRQRNYASTGAISNIYTPGFLLNGREWRGFFQHQSALPTAKPVQAGNLALSIDGKTFSASFDGKNGRELNIAILGMGLNNKVTRGENRNKTLAHDFVVVGFGSYPVGKHGWNGRLPMIMHPSDNYAIAAWVTDGTSQQPIQVVGGEYTPEGR; from the coding sequence ATGCACCCAAAAACAATCCTGGCGGCTGTACTGCTGGCACTTGCCTGCGGATTTGCCAGCGCAGAAACCTACCAAAGTGGCAAACAGCAGGTGCAACTGCTGGAGCTTTACACCTCTGAAGGTTGTAGCAGCTGCCCTCCGGCAGATCGTTGGCTATCTCGACAGAAGCAAAACAGTGGCTTGTGGACCCAATTTGTACCCGTTGCCTTTCATGTCGCCTACTGGGACTGGATTGGCTGGGAAGATGATTTCGCCAGCGAAAAGTACGACCAACGCCAACGCAACTACGCCAGCACCGGTGCGATTTCCAATATTTACACCCCTGGGTTTTTATTGAATGGCAGAGAATGGCGAGGCTTTTTCCAACACCAAAGCGCGCTGCCAACAGCAAAGCCAGTACAAGCTGGTAATTTGGCACTGTCGATCGACGGTAAAACATTCAGTGCTAGCTTTGATGGCAAAAATGGTCGCGAACTCAATATCGCCATATTGGGCATGGGCCTGAACAATAAAGTGACTCGCGGAGAAAACCGCAATAAAACCCTGGCTCACGATTTTGTGGTGGTGGGTTTCGGCAGCTATCCAGTCGGCAAGCATGGCTGGAACGGTCGCCTGCCAATGATTATGCACCCATCAGATAATTACGCGATTGCCGCCTGGGTGACCGACGGCACGTCTCAACAGCCTATTCAGGTGGTTGGCGGAGAATACACACCAGAAGGTCGATGA
- a CDS encoding DNA polymerase III subunit delta — translation MKIKPEQLSRHLQQLAPVYLVFGEEPLLVQEACDTIRAAARAQGFNERELFHGEVGFDWNQLLTEANSLSLFADKKILELRIPTGKPGDKGSKAIQEYCQHASADNLLLVIAPKLDAATQRGKWVKALDSCGVLVQTWPVQPNQLPRWIGQRLQQAGIKASQQAVEILADRVEGNLLAAVQEIEKLKLLTSDNEVDATTMSTVVADSARYNVFALVDKILMGDAQSAARTLRGLREEGSEPPVILWALSREIRILLKASDAHRNGEHLERALKSAGVWDKRQPVYKQALRRLQGPQLRAMLRLCRNTDQSIKGLAGDDPWQNLTELVLNLSGTPALSGATVKMAVTPQN, via the coding sequence GTGAAGATCAAGCCTGAACAGTTATCCCGCCACCTGCAACAACTGGCGCCGGTATACCTGGTATTTGGCGAAGAACCACTGTTGGTACAGGAGGCCTGCGACACCATTCGTGCTGCCGCTCGTGCCCAGGGTTTTAACGAGCGGGAACTGTTTCACGGTGAAGTGGGTTTCGACTGGAATCAGTTACTTACCGAAGCCAACAGCCTGTCCCTGTTTGCCGACAAAAAAATTCTTGAACTGCGCATCCCTACCGGCAAACCTGGCGACAAAGGCAGCAAGGCTATTCAGGAGTACTGCCAACATGCGAGTGCCGATAACCTGCTGTTGGTGATTGCCCCCAAACTGGACGCGGCTACCCAGCGGGGTAAATGGGTAAAAGCATTAGACAGCTGCGGAGTATTGGTACAAACCTGGCCCGTACAACCCAACCAATTGCCTCGCTGGATTGGCCAGCGCCTTCAACAAGCCGGAATAAAAGCGAGCCAGCAGGCAGTGGAGATACTGGCTGACCGAGTGGAAGGCAACCTGTTGGCCGCGGTGCAAGAAATTGAAAAGCTGAAGTTGCTAACCAGTGACAACGAAGTGGACGCCACCACCATGTCGACGGTTGTGGCAGACAGTGCTCGATACAATGTATTCGCCTTGGTGGATAAAATCCTTATGGGGGATGCCCAAAGTGCGGCTCGTACTCTCCGTGGTTTGCGAGAGGAAGGTTCCGAGCCGCCGGTAATACTCTGGGCATTGAGCCGGGAAATCCGTATCTTATTAAAAGCCAGTGACGCCCATCGCAACGGTGAACACCTGGAACGAGCGCTAAAAAGCGCCGGGGTATGGGACAAACGCCAACCCGTCTATAAACAAGCACTGCGACGCCTGCAGGGGCCCCAGCTGCGAGCCATGTTGCGCCTGTGCCGCAATACCGACCAATCCATAAAAGGTCTCGCTGGCGACGACCCCTGGCAAAACCTCACCGAGTTGGTACTCAACCTTTCTGGCACCCCTGCCTTGTCCGGTGCCACTGTAAAAATGGCAGTAACACCTCAGAACTAA
- the apaG gene encoding Co2+/Mg2+ efflux protein ApaG, with product MSDCPIQVTVQTEYLANQSEPKRNRYAFAYHITVTNLGDESVQLLSRHWHITDGNNQRQEVQGIGVVGEQPHISPATSYHYTSGVILETPVGTMAGSYQMTTPDGDTFDATIPLFVLAAPGAVH from the coding sequence ATGAGCGACTGCCCGATACAAGTAACTGTACAAACCGAATATCTAGCCAACCAATCGGAGCCTAAGCGCAACCGCTACGCCTTTGCCTACCATATTACCGTTACCAATCTTGGCGATGAGAGTGTGCAATTGTTATCGCGCCACTGGCATATCACCGACGGCAACAATCAACGTCAGGAAGTACAGGGCATTGGCGTGGTTGGGGAACAACCTCATATCAGCCCGGCCACCAGCTACCACTACACCAGCGGTGTGATTCTGGAAACCCCGGTGGGCACTATGGCGGGCAGCTACCAGATGACTACTCCAGATGGCGACACCTTTGACGCCACTATCCCACTGTTTGTATTAGCCGCACCGGGAGCAGTACATTGA
- a CDS encoding nucleotidyltransferase family protein, with translation MKAMILAAGFGKRLRPLTETTPKPLLKVGGKPLIEYHIERLATAGIREVVINTAWLGQQIEDYIGDGSRYGVRVQWSPEGQPLETGGGIFKALPLLLDDQLGEQPFLVVNGDVWTDYPFQQLIDRGLNQNEEAHLVLVPNPQQHPNGDFILTDGHRVHYPQQPGKDTRTFSGISLLSPTRFSQYCPTNPAFPLWEVLRPVMEDGQITGQVYDGQWWDVGTVERLRTLDALLTPGQD, from the coding sequence ATGAAGGCAATGATCTTAGCGGCGGGTTTTGGCAAACGCCTGAGACCGCTGACTGAAACCACGCCCAAGCCGCTACTCAAAGTGGGTGGCAAGCCGTTAATTGAATATCACATCGAACGCTTGGCCACTGCCGGTATCCGTGAGGTGGTGATTAATACGGCTTGGCTGGGGCAACAAATTGAAGATTACATTGGCGATGGCAGTCGCTACGGTGTACGTGTTCAGTGGTCACCGGAAGGGCAGCCCTTGGAAACCGGTGGCGGTATTTTTAAGGCGCTGCCCCTTCTGTTGGATGACCAGCTGGGTGAACAGCCCTTTTTGGTGGTCAATGGGGATGTGTGGACGGATTACCCGTTTCAGCAGCTAATCGATCGTGGTCTGAACCAAAACGAAGAGGCCCATCTGGTGCTGGTGCCAAATCCGCAGCAACATCCCAATGGGGACTTTATTTTGACGGATGGCCACAGGGTTCACTACCCGCAGCAGCCAGGTAAAGACACTCGGACATTCAGTGGTATTAGCTTGCTCAGCCCAACTCGCTTTTCTCAGTATTGCCCTACAAACCCTGCTTTCCCCCTTTGGGAGGTGCTGCGCCCGGTTATGGAAGATGGACAAATTACTGGTCAGGTATACGATGGCCAATGGTGGGATGTGGGTACCGTTGAGCGGCTTCGCACCCTGGATGCCCTGTTGACCCCGGGGCAAGACTAA
- a CDS encoding VanZ family protein, with the protein MSGGEPWFPHQDKLHHGLAYVYFYGLGWWALFYNRGFSGQRNLALLLLGYGILIELLQGATGYRSMEWLDLLANILGIGTGWLLVRAVAKQLFQRLAHR; encoded by the coding sequence ATGTCTGGTGGTGAGCCCTGGTTTCCCCACCAGGATAAACTGCACCATGGTCTTGCGTATGTGTATTTCTACGGTCTGGGCTGGTGGGCGCTATTTTACAACCGGGGCTTTTCTGGGCAAAGAAATTTGGCGTTGCTGTTACTGGGCTATGGGATACTGATCGAGCTGTTGCAGGGGGCAACGGGGTACCGCTCAATGGAGTGGTTGGATTTATTGGCCAATATCCTCGGTATTGGTACAGGCTGGTTGCTCGTCAGAGCAGTGGCAAAGCAGCTCTTTCAGCGCTTAGCTCATCGGTAA
- a CDS encoding peptidylprolyl isomerase: MKIVLNKHICALALTSALTFSISSQAQEIFLDRTVAIVGNNVVMQSELENRLQDVLKRLQQQNIDPPPENELKKQILEQLVDERLLLNFAEERGMRVSDQEINQHLQTLASQQSITLDQLVELVHQQGDSLADLRRNIHDQLVIRRIEEQAIKASIPVSLQEIEQLMASEQGQASTAASYQIGHILLPLPASASKEEVISATADADNLVKQLREGANFQQLAITHSKGPNALKGGDLGWKKPVQLPAKFRPAVADMNSGDISDPIRSDAGLHILKVHDRKGGEPQMMLQQHKVRHILVPTNAIRDDEAAYEELSALRQRIADGEDFADLAKEFSEDPGSKQQGGDLGWATVEEGLLVPEFLQVMQSVETNEISSPFRSQFGWHILEVTERREKDFGKVAMQNRFADVIRNSKFDEEKAIWLQEMRSDFYIELKL; encoded by the coding sequence ATGAAAATCGTACTCAACAAGCACATATGCGCTTTGGCACTGACCAGTGCACTCACCTTCAGCATCTCAAGTCAGGCTCAGGAGATTTTCCTGGACCGAACAGTGGCTATTGTCGGCAATAATGTGGTGATGCAGAGCGAGCTGGAAAACCGACTGCAAGACGTATTGAAGCGCTTACAACAGCAAAATATTGATCCACCGCCAGAAAATGAGCTGAAAAAGCAGATTCTTGAACAACTGGTGGACGAGCGTTTGCTTCTGAACTTTGCGGAAGAACGTGGTATGCGAGTCAGCGACCAGGAAATCAACCAGCACCTGCAAACCCTCGCTTCTCAACAGAGCATCACCTTGGATCAATTGGTAGAGCTGGTACACCAACAGGGAGATAGCCTGGCGGATCTGCGGCGCAACATTCACGACCAACTGGTGATTCGTCGCATCGAAGAACAGGCGATCAAAGCCAGCATTCCCGTATCCTTGCAGGAAATTGAACAACTAATGGCCTCTGAGCAAGGCCAGGCATCTACTGCTGCCAGCTACCAAATCGGCCATATTTTGTTGCCTCTGCCTGCAAGTGCCAGCAAAGAAGAAGTCATATCCGCCACGGCAGACGCTGACAACCTCGTGAAACAGTTGCGTGAAGGCGCCAATTTCCAGCAACTGGCGATTACCCACTCCAAAGGCCCGAACGCCCTGAAAGGCGGTGACCTGGGCTGGAAAAAACCGGTGCAATTACCTGCGAAATTCCGCCCGGCGGTTGCTGATATGAACAGTGGCGATATCTCTGATCCCATTCGCAGTGACGCTGGCTTACATATTCTGAAAGTGCATGATCGCAAAGGCGGCGAACCTCAGATGATGTTGCAACAGCACAAGGTCCGTCACATTCTGGTACCCACCAACGCCATCCGCGACGACGAGGCCGCTTACGAAGAACTGTCAGCACTGCGCCAACGTATTGCCGACGGCGAAGATTTTGCTGATTTAGCCAAAGAATTTTCCGAAGACCCTGGTTCCAAGCAACAAGGCGGTGACCTGGGCTGGGCAACCGTAGAGGAAGGCTTGCTGGTACCGGAATTTTTGCAGGTAATGCAATCGGTAGAAACCAATGAAATCAGCTCTCCCTTCCGCAGCCAGTTCGGCTGGCACATTCTGGAAGTGACCGAGCGCCGAGAGAAGGACTTCGGCAAAGTTGCGATGCAAAACCGGTTTGCCGACGTCATTCGCAACAGCAAGTTCGATGAAGAGAAAGCTATCTGGTTGCAGGAAATGCGTTCTGACTTTTACATCGAGTTAAAGTTGTAA
- the pdxA gene encoding 4-hydroxythreonine-4-phosphate dehydrogenase PdxA translates to MTLRLALTPGEPAGIGPDLAILLAQQASPHELVVFADPELLQQRAETLGLPLNLRQPGNQPRPLKPGELAVYPVPLVTPCTSGILNPNNASYVLACLQQATLQCIQGDCNALITGPVHKGVINNAGIAFSGHTEFLAEQTNTEKVVMMLATEGLRVALATTHLPLKNVADAITSELLEQVIAILHTDLQQKFGLTHPQILICGLNPHAGEGGHLGREEIDVIEPTLEKLRQQGINLVGPLPADTLFTPKYLESADAVLAMYHDQGLPVLKYKGFGAAVNITLGLPIIRTSVDHGTALDLAGTGNIDCGSLETAIEYAATMLNASSDN, encoded by the coding sequence ATGACGTTGCGTTTGGCCCTCACACCCGGCGAACCTGCCGGGATCGGGCCTGATTTAGCCATTTTATTAGCTCAGCAGGCATCACCCCACGAGCTCGTAGTTTTTGCCGATCCAGAACTACTGCAACAACGGGCAGAAACCCTAGGCCTGCCACTCAACCTGCGACAACCCGGCAATCAGCCGCGGCCTTTAAAACCGGGGGAACTGGCTGTATACCCTGTCCCACTGGTTACCCCCTGTACCTCAGGAATACTGAACCCTAATAACGCTTCCTATGTATTAGCTTGCTTGCAACAGGCGACCCTTCAATGCATCCAGGGTGATTGCAATGCATTGATTACGGGCCCAGTACATAAAGGTGTTATTAACAACGCGGGTATTGCTTTCTCCGGCCACACGGAGTTTTTGGCTGAACAAACCAACACCGAGAAAGTGGTGATGATGCTGGCCACTGAAGGTTTGCGAGTGGCGCTGGCTACCACGCATCTACCACTTAAAAACGTCGCTGATGCCATAACCAGTGAGCTGCTGGAACAGGTGATAGCCATTTTGCACACCGACCTGCAGCAAAAATTCGGGCTGACCCACCCCCAAATCCTGATATGTGGACTCAACCCCCATGCGGGAGAAGGCGGGCACTTGGGGCGAGAGGAAATAGACGTTATTGAACCAACCCTGGAAAAGCTGCGGCAACAAGGAATAAATCTTGTTGGCCCGCTACCTGCCGATACATTATTCACCCCAAAATACCTGGAATCCGCTGACGCAGTATTGGCCATGTATCACGATCAAGGATTGCCGGTATTGAAATACAAGGGTTTTGGTGCCGCAGTAAATATCACTCTGGGCCTGCCCATTATTCGTACCTCTGTCGACCACGGCACTGCCTTGGATCTCGCAGGCACTGGCAACATCGACTGCGGCAGTCTTGAGACTGCGATAGAATATGCGGCAACCATGCTTAATGCGTCATCCGACAACTGA
- the rsmA gene encoding 16S rRNA (adenine(1518)-N(6)/adenine(1519)-N(6))-dimethyltransferase RsmA — translation MHSRTRHTDLTDHRARKRFGQNFLVDDNIIEKIVAAINPKDGDNLVEIGPGQGALTRPLLDRCPQLQVVELDRDLAALLTDKFHNYPEFKLHQGDALKTDFLQFKCNETPLRIVGNLPYNISTPLIFHLLGYAGNVSDMHFMLQKEVVDRLAASPGDKTYGRLTVMAQYHCQIEPLFVVPPGSFHPAPKVQSAIVRLLPYKQPPYVAADPKLLHKLVSTCFQQRRKTLRNSLKHFAPAEQLATLAIDLNLRPEVLAVKDFVSLSNELANFKS, via the coding sequence TTGCATAGCAGAACCCGCCACACTGACTTAACCGACCACCGCGCCCGCAAGCGCTTTGGCCAAAATTTTTTGGTGGACGACAATATTATTGAAAAAATCGTCGCCGCCATTAACCCCAAAGATGGCGACAATCTGGTCGAAATTGGCCCAGGGCAAGGTGCACTAACAAGACCTCTGCTAGACCGCTGCCCACAGCTGCAAGTGGTGGAATTGGATAGAGATCTGGCCGCTCTGCTGACGGATAAATTTCACAACTATCCGGAATTCAAGCTCCACCAAGGCGACGCTCTAAAAACTGACTTTCTACAATTCAAGTGCAATGAAACACCTCTGCGGATTGTCGGCAACCTGCCCTACAACATCTCCACGCCATTGATTTTCCACCTGCTAGGCTATGCAGGCAACGTCAGTGATATGCACTTTATGCTGCAAAAGGAAGTTGTGGATCGCCTGGCCGCCAGCCCCGGTGACAAAACCTACGGCCGCCTCACGGTGATGGCTCAATATCATTGCCAGATAGAGCCGCTGTTTGTCGTACCACCGGGGTCCTTCCACCCCGCCCCGAAAGTGCAATCCGCTATTGTTCGTTTGCTGCCTTACAAGCAACCACCTTATGTCGCAGCAGACCCTAAACTGCTGCATAAACTGGTCAGCACCTGTTTTCAACAGCGCCGCAAAACCCTGCGCAACAGCCTCAAACACTTTGCCCCGGCAGAACAACTGGCTACACTGGCTATCGACCTGAACCTGAGGCCAGAAGTACTTGCAGTTAAAGACTTTGTAAGCCTCAGTAACGAGCTGGCTAATTTCAAATCATAA